A genomic stretch from Silurus meridionalis isolate SWU-2019-XX chromosome 1, ASM1480568v1, whole genome shotgun sequence includes:
- the angptl3 gene encoding angiopoietin-related protein 3, with protein MKLICMFFLGSMCTINAATDPPVLHKPEPMEAKSSFAMLDDVRLLANGLLQLGQSLREFVHKTRRQINDILQKLNIFDRSFYQLSVVTSEIKEEEEELKKTTLILKTNNEEIRNMSQEINSKVDTILQERGQLQSHVGNLEEKLQGLSQSVVPLEQIQEIATLKDVIDTQEKTIKDLLKSVREQHDQLNSQKNKIKSLEEKINYDFQDTAEKFADSTRDAPNLLKYLTINSTSGTDDLPTDCSEVFNRGQRKSGVYPIKPNTSEPFDVYCEISSERAATVIQRRMNGTVDFDQTWDKYEIGFGNLENEFWLGLAKIYSIARQGVYILSIELEDWKDERRLIEYMFTLEGPASHYTIHLTYLFGNLPDALSNHTGMMFSTKDKDNDNLDESSCARNYSGGWWFNGCGGTNLNGRFTWMRSRNRNPRRKGIYWRPSNGSSYTLKFTKISIRPSSQFQ; from the exons ATGAAGCTTATTTGCATGTTCTTCCTGGGGAGCATGTGCACCATTAATGCGGCCACAGACCCACCGGTACTTCACAAACCGGAACCAATGGAAGCAAAGTCAAGCTTTGCGATGCTGGACGATGTGCGATTGCTGGCTAACGGCCTCCTCCAATTAGGGCAGAGCCTGCGAGAGTTCGTGCACAAGACCAGGAGGCAAATCAATGATATCTTACAGAAGCTGAACATCTTTGACCGCTCGTTCTACCAGCTGTCTGTTGTGACCAGCGAAAttaaagaggaggaagaggaactCAAAAAAACGACTTTGATCCTCAAGACCAACAACGAGGAAATCCGGAATATGTCGCAGGAGATCAACTCCAAAGTCGATACTATTTTGCAGGAACGAGGCCAGCTTCAAAGCCATGTTGGAAATCTGGAAGAGAAGCTGCAAGGCCTTAGCCAAAGTGTAGTGCCCTTAGAACAGATCCAGGAGATCGCTACTCTGAAG GATGTGATCGACACTCAAGAGAAGACCATAAAAGACCTACTAAAGTCTGTAAGAGAGCAGCATGACCAGCTCAACTcgcagaaaaacaaaattaaaagccTAGAGGAGAag ATCAATTACGATTTTCAAGACACTGCTGAGAAATTTGCAGATTCAACCAGAGACGCTCCAAACCTTCTCAAATACCTGACAATTAACTCAACCAGTGGCACAGACg ATCTTCCCACCGACTGCAGTGAAGTGTTTAACAGAGGCCAGAGGAAGAGCGGCGTTTACCCAATTAAACCCAATACATCAGAGCCATTCGATGTGTACTGTGAGATCAGTTCAG AAAGAGCAGCCACGGTTATTCAACGGCGTATGAATGGTACAGTGGACTTTGACCAGACCTGGGACAAATATGAGATTGGATTCGGAAATCTGGAAA ATGAATTTTGGCTTGGTTTGGCAAAGATCTACTCCATTGCCCGACAGGGGGTCTACATTCTCAGCATTGAGCTGGAGGACTGGAAGGATGAGAGAAGATTAATTGAGTACATGTTTACTCTGGAAGGTCCTGCATCTCATTACACCATCCATCTGACTTATCTGTTTGGAAACCTGCCCGATGCTTTAAGCAACCACACTGGCATGATGTTTTCGACTAAAGATAAGGACAACGACAATCTCGATGAGTCCAGCTGTGCTCGCAACTACTCAG GTGGTTGGTGGTttaatggatgtggtggcaCCAACCTAAACGGGCGCTTCACCTGGATGCGGTCCAGGAATCGTAATCCACGGAGGAAAGGGATCTATTGGAGACCTTCCAATGGAAGCTCTTACACCCTCAAATTCACAAAGATCTCCATTAGGCCTTCATCACAGTTCCAGTAA